The genomic interval TCCTGCTGGCCTCGGCACTGCTGTGGTGGTCGCCGAACTTCGCCGGCGTGGTGACCGCGCAGGTGATGACCGCGCTCGCTGCCGCGGCGCTGGGTCCGGCATTGTCGGGCATCACCCTGGGGCTGGTGCGGCAGGCAGGGTTCGATCACCAGATCGCACGCAACCAGGTCGGCAGCCACGCCGGCAACGTGGTCGCGGCGGCGCTGGCCGGCCTGCTAGGCTGGAAATTCGGCTTCGGCGCGGTGTTCGTGCTGACCGGGTGCTTCGGCGTGCTGGCGATCGCCTCGGTGCTGCTGATTCCGCGCGATGCGATCGACCATCGCGCCGCGCGCGGCTTGGCCGAGAGCGGCGCGCACGGTGCCGACCACGCCAGTGGCTGGTCCGTCCTGCTGACCTGCAAGCCGTTGCTGGTGTTGGCCCTGGCGCTGGCGCTGTTCCACCTGGGCAACGCGGCGATGCTGCCGCTGTACGGCATGGCCGTGGTCGCCGCGCACCAGGGCGATCCCAGTGCGCTGACCGCGACCACGATCATCGTCGCGCAGGCGACGATGGTGGTGGCCTCGCTGCTGGCGATGCGCCTGATCCGCGTGCGCGGGCATTGGTGGGTGATGCTGCTGACCTTCCTCGCGCTGCCGCTGCGCGGCCTGATCGCGGCCAGCCTGATCCACGCCTGGGGCGTGTTTCCGGTACAGATCCTCGACGGCGTCGGTGCCGGCCTGCAGAGCGTGGTAGTGCCGGCGTTGGTGGCGCGGTTGCTGCAGGGCACCGGCCGGGTCAACGTCGGCCAGGGCGCGGTGATGACGGTGCAGGGCATCGGCGCGGCGCTGAGTCCGGCGCTGGGTGGCTGGATCGCGCAGGACTTCGGTTACCGCACCGCGTTCCTGCTGCTCGGCGGCATCTCGCTGCTGTCGCTGGCGCTGTGGGTGGGGTTCCGCAAGCAGTTGCTGCAGGTGGCCGGCGGGCCGGCGACCGCGGCCGCCGTGGCGCCAGTGCCGGCGTGACGCGCGGCCGCGATCGCGCTGCGCCGATCAGTCCAATGCCACACCCGCGACCACGTCGCAGGCGATGCCGGCAGCGGCCAGTTGCGTGGCCAGCTGCGCATGCGGCAACTGGCGGAACGCATCGCCCGGCTTCAGGCTGACCACGCGCTGCCCCGCCTGCACCTGTTCGATCAGCAAGGCCAGATGCGCATCGGCGTCGGCCGGCAGCGGCTGGCGCGTCGCATCGCGGCGCGCCAGGCTCAGCACCGCGGCGTCCACGGCCGGATCGCACAGCAGCAGATCGGCCTGGTTCAACGCACGCAGCGCCTTCAGCGTTAGCGCGCCGGGATCGCCGTTGCCGGTGCCGACCAGCCACACGCTGCCGCGGCGCGGCACCTCCTGCTCGCTGCGCTGCAGGGCGTCGTGGAACGCCTGTTCGGCCGCCTGCGTCTGCCCGCTCTGCAGCAGCACCTGCACCGGCCCTTCCAGCACCTGTTCGAACCAGCGCCGGCGCTGCGCCAGTTGCGGCAGGCGCGCGCGGATCGCCTCGCGGTGGCGCGCGAACAGCTGCGCCAGCTGCGCATAGGAATGGTCCAGCTCGCTCTCCCAGCGTTCGCGCAGGCGCCGCGCCAGCATCGGCGCCGCGCCGCTGGAGGAGATCGCCACCAGCAGCGGATCGCGGTCGATGATTGCCGGCACCTGGAACGTGGACAGCTCGGCATCGTCGACCACGTTGACCAGCTTGCGGCGCTGCCCGGCCTGCGCGGCGAGCTCGCGGTTGAAGGCGTTGTCGTCGGTGGCCGCGACCACCAGCCAGGCCTCGTCCAGCCATTGCGGATCGAACGCGCCATCGACCCGCTGCAGCCGGCCCTGCGCCAGCCACTGCGCCACTGTGGCGTTGAGCGCATGCGCGTACACCAGCACCTGCGCGCTGGCATGCAGCAGCGCCTCGATCTTGCGCATCGCCACCTCGCCGCCGCCGACCACCAGCACGCGGCGCCCGCCCAGATCGGCGAACAAGGGATACAGCGGCATGCGGACTCCTGCGGGGTGGGGACGGCTCGCGGCGGACGCGTGTTGCATGGCACCATGCGGCTCAGCCAACTTCCGTTAGCCAGGCCTGAATGCTGCGCGTCCTGCTGGTCAACGATACCGAAAAGCCGATCGGGCAGCTGCGCCAGGCGCTGCTCGACGCCGGCTACGAGGTGTTGGACGAGGTCGCGGCGGCTCCGGCGCTGCTCAAGGCGGTGTCCACCCAGCAGCCGGACGTGGTCATCATCGACGTCGATTCGCCTTCGCGCGACACGCTCGAGCAACTGGCGCTGATCCACCGCCAGGCGCCGCGCCCGGTGGTGATGTTCTCCGCCGACGGCGACGACCAACTGATCCGCGCCGCGGTGAGCGCCGGGGTCACCACCTACGTGGTCGACGGCCTGGCGCCGGCGCGGCTGGCGCCGATCGTGCAGGTGGCGCTGGCGCGCTTCGAACAGGAGGCGGGCATGCGCCGGCAACTGGACGAAGTGCAGGGCAAGCTGCGCGACCGCGAGCAGATCGACCGCGCCAAGCGCCTGCTGATGGACAAGCGCGGCATGAGCGAGAACGAGGCCTACGCCGCGCTGCGGCAGCAGGCGATGAAGCAAGGACTGAAGCTGGCCGAGGTCGCCCAGCGCATCCTCGCCATGGCCGACCTGCTGGGATGAGGAAGCGATGAGCGCACCACTGCACCCCGAACCGCGCACGCTGCGCCTGGGCTACCTGCCGCTGATCGACTGCGCGCCGCTGATCGCCGCGGTACGGCTGGGGCTGGACCGCCGCCACGGCCTGCGCCTGGACCTGCAGCGGCAGGCGTCGTGGGCGGCGGTACGCGACAAGTTGCTGTCCGGCGAACTGGACGCGGCGCACGCACTGGCCGGCCTGGTCTACGGCGTGGAATGCGGCATCGGCGGACCGCAGGCGGACATGGCGATCCTGCTCACCCTCAACCAGAACGGCCAGGCCATCACCCTGGCGCCGGCGCTGGCCGACGCACTGGCGCAAGGCACGCCGCTGCGCAGCGCACTGGCCGCGCTCGGGCGCCCGCCGGTGTTCGCGCAGACCTTCCCCACCGGCACCCACGCGATGTGGCTGTACTACTGGCTGGCGGCGCAGGGCGTGGACCCGATCGGCGATCTCCAGGTGGTGACCCTGCCGCCGCCGCAGATGCCCGACGCGCTGGCGCGCGGCGAACTGGACGGCTACTGCGCCGGCGAACCGTGGGCGGCGCAGGCCGAGGCGATGGGCGTGGGCCGGCGCGCGATCCGCAGCGGCGCACTGTGGCCTGGTCATCCGGAGAAAGTGTTGGCCTGCCGCCGCGCTTTCGCCGCACTGCAGCCGGAGCTGGCGACCGCGCTGACCGCCACGCTGCTCGAAGCCTGCCGCTGGCTCGACGATGCCGCGCATCGTCGCGAAGCGGTGGCGTGGCTGGCCGATCCCGACGTGATCGGCTTGCCGGACGAGCGCATCGCAGCGTGCCTGCTGCCGGGCGGCGCCGCCGATGACGGCGCCGATCCGCAGGGTCTGCGCTTCCATGCGGGCGGGATGGCGAACATGCCGTGGCTGTCGGACGGACGCTGGTTCCTGCAGCAGTTCCGGCGCTGGGGATGGTTGCCGGCGAGCGAAGCGGGGGCCGCGCAGGATGCGGCGCACGATGCGCAGATCGTGGCGCGGGTGCATCGGTTGGAGACGTACCGTGCGGCGGCTTCGCAGCTGGGGATCGCAGTGCCGGGGCGCGACGAGCGCGAGGATGGGTTGCCGGATTGGCAGGCTGGACGTGCGCCTGCTTAGTCACTGCGCTGGTCGGAGCGACGTAGCGTCGGCAGTCTCGGCGTAGGCACGTTCGACTTTTCAGAGGCGCTGGAGCAACCGCAGCGCTTCAAGGCGCTGCTCAAGACCGCCCGGGGACCACTGCAGCGGTCCATCGCCTGGTGACGAGCCCGGCGCCTTGGGGAACGCCGAACCTTGCCGCCGGCTGCTTCTGGTCCGCTAGGCGATTGCATCGGCTGGACGACCGCGTACGCAATGCCGAACCGACGGGCTGGTTTCTGGAGCGAGCGGGTCGGAATCCGCAGTCCGGCGCGGCATACTCCGTCGACGTCGCTTCGCCGCGCGACCGAACGCATGCTCGCCCATGGATGACGAATGGCCAATGCACTCATTGCCCTGATACTGATCGAGGGCGCTCTGCTGGTGGTATGGAACCGGACCTACTGGTCGTGGGGACTCCCGTTGTTCAGTCGGCGCATCGCGGTGCCGACCTCGGCGCTGCTGCATTTCCCTTTCGAGCGGCTGCAAGGCGAAGTCGCGGCGGAGAAGTGGCCCGCACTGGTGTTCCGTCCGCTGTCCAGGCGTGCATGGGCATTCCGCGAAAGCTTCGGTCTCCACTTCGGCTGGCGATACCCGCCGGTCATGCGCGGGCTGATCGTGATCGACTGCCAGCGCAGCGAACTCCGTGTGGTCGGCTTGTGCAGTTGGTCGGTGCTGTTCGCCATGGCGACCTCGTTCCTGGTCGTGGCGGTGAAGCCCGCTGCGGTGCTGACCGTCGCAGTGCTGCTCGGTGGGAGTTATCTCGTGCAGCGGCACAGATTCATGGCCGTCGAGTCGGCGGTGCGCAGGTTGATGATGCAGTCCCAGCCGCAACGTCTGTTCGCTCGCAGTGCTGGCGGGTCTGCGCAACGCTATTAGGCGCATTTGGAAGCGACTTCCGGCGGGGAGCGAACTTGCAAGCGTCGGGAGCGGCAGGGCGCAGTGTGTGTATGTCGGTCCATCCTGCAGTGCTACCGCGACGTGCGTTCCTTCTTCAGCCTCGCCTGCGACGTTTCGTCCCCCAGCGCTGCGGCGCGTTCCAGCAGCGCCAGCGCAATGGTGCGGTCGGCGTCGCCGCCGCGTTCCAAACGCATGAGCGCGGCGTTGTAGGCGGCGATGGCGCTGCCCTTGGCAGCGGCGCGTTCGAAGCCGGCCAGGGCCTTGTCCGGACACAGGAACATCACATTCCAGCCAGCCGCCGCCTGCGTCATCAGTTTGAGATCGGTGTCGGCGATATCGCCCTCCACGAACGTGGGCCAGCCCGCCACCAAGGGAACGAACAGGTCTGCGCCAGCGGGCAGGAAATAGGAGCCGGCACCTTCGCGCACGGTGTAGGCCTGCTGCGTGGTGCGGCGGGTGCCATTCTTGGAAAGCCACAGAAAGCCGTCTTCGCCCTGCACCGGTA from Xanthomonas sp. DAR 34887 carries:
- a CDS encoding MFS transporter, with protein sequence MSARPAAAPGARPRGTRALEALNFTLADVQDGLGPFLSVFLQSKGWSLGAIGSVMSIGGIAGMLATTPGGALVDATKRKRSIVVVGCTLILLASALLWWSPNFAGVVTAQVMTALAAAALGPALSGITLGLVRQAGFDHQIARNQVGSHAGNVVAAALAGLLGWKFGFGAVFVLTGCFGVLAIASVLLIPRDAIDHRAARGLAESGAHGADHASGWSVLLTCKPLLVLALALALFHLGNAAMLPLYGMAVVAAHQGDPSALTATTIIVAQATMVVASLLAMRLIRVRGHWWVMLLTFLALPLRGLIAASLIHAWGVFPVQILDGVGAGLQSVVVPALVARLLQGTGRVNVGQGAVMTVQGIGAALSPALGGWIAQDFGYRTAFLLLGGISLLSLALWVGFRKQLLQVAGGPATAAAVAPVPA
- a CDS encoding NAD(P)-dependent oxidoreductase, encoding MPLYPLFADLGGRRVLVVGGGEVAMRKIEALLHASAQVLVYAHALNATVAQWLAQGRLQRVDGAFDPQWLDEAWLVVAATDDNAFNRELAAQAGQRRKLVNVVDDAELSTFQVPAIIDRDPLLVAISSSGAAPMLARRLRERWESELDHSYAQLAQLFARHREAIRARLPQLAQRRRWFEQVLEGPVQVLLQSGQTQAAEQAFHDALQRSEQEVPRRGSVWLVGTGNGDPGALTLKALRALNQADLLLCDPAVDAAVLSLARRDATRQPLPADADAHLALLIEQVQAGQRVVSLKPGDAFRQLPHAQLATQLAAAGIACDVVAGVALD
- a CDS encoding ANTAR domain-containing response regulator; translation: MRVLLVNDTEKPIGQLRQALLDAGYEVLDEVAAAPALLKAVSTQQPDVVIIDVDSPSRDTLEQLALIHRQAPRPVVMFSADGDDQLIRAAVSAGVTTYVVDGLAPARLAPIVQVALARFEQEAGMRRQLDEVQGKLRDREQIDRAKRLLMDKRGMSENEAYAALRQQAMKQGLKLAEVAQRILAMADLLG
- a CDS encoding CmpA/NrtA family ABC transporter substrate-binding protein; the protein is MSAPLHPEPRTLRLGYLPLIDCAPLIAAVRLGLDRRHGLRLDLQRQASWAAVRDKLLSGELDAAHALAGLVYGVECGIGGPQADMAILLTLNQNGQAITLAPALADALAQGTPLRSALAALGRPPVFAQTFPTGTHAMWLYYWLAAQGVDPIGDLQVVTLPPPQMPDALARGELDGYCAGEPWAAQAEAMGVGRRAIRSGALWPGHPEKVLACRRAFAALQPELATALTATLLEACRWLDDAAHRREAVAWLADPDVIGLPDERIAACLLPGGAADDGADPQGLRFHAGGMANMPWLSDGRWFLQQFRRWGWLPASEAGAAQDAAHDAQIVARVHRLETYRAAASQLGIAVPGRDEREDGLPDWQAGRAPA